Proteins encoded together in one Desulfosporosinus meridiei DSM 13257 window:
- a CDS encoding sensor histidine kinase: MKTIKNAIVTPFVIMITVFPLITLLLFNLSVNYYLDRNARTELRGVVKTMEGVVKKELPDIRNTAVANLAAPFAKLYRALRSSQLAANTEMLFYSQNQELFSPLRDGYISDSFINNQLLKRLSGKLPSMEDNQVYTIRIGGDKYFVLLYPVTNAGSPAVIFVSHGDKELALVRFINLILISIMLIGALLAVLLAHRLSSRITRPVGELCRLTRDIGSGNFSAPLQTSNHDILELHILKQSIGEMSAQLETYDKSQKAFLQNASHELKTPLMSIQGYAEGIINGVLPDVKHASQIIHSESQRLGKLVEELLTLSRIESQTYSKELSQVNLGNILKEYVQRLGGLAAKHQCELALVLPNKPVYVAADDTLLSQAVINIVSNCLRYAKSTVSITLLEDENSAVIRLADDGDGIPEADLPHIFERFYKGKGGNFGLGLAIAKSAVEFMGGSIRAGNGQTGAVFEITLSSSPG, encoded by the coding sequence GTGAAGACGATAAAAAACGCTATTGTTACTCCCTTTGTCATCATGATCACGGTCTTTCCCCTCATAACACTGCTCTTATTCAATCTCTCGGTTAACTATTATTTAGATCGCAATGCCAGGACTGAACTGCGCGGTGTTGTGAAGACCATGGAAGGCGTGGTGAAAAAAGAGCTGCCGGATATCCGAAACACTGCTGTGGCAAATTTGGCTGCTCCTTTTGCCAAACTCTACAGAGCTCTGCGCTCTTCTCAATTAGCAGCGAACACTGAGATGCTTTTCTACAGTCAAAATCAGGAGCTTTTCTCTCCCCTCAGGGATGGGTACATTTCCGATAGTTTTATCAACAATCAGTTATTGAAACGACTCAGTGGGAAGCTGCCTTCGATGGAGGATAACCAAGTATATACCATCCGCATCGGAGGAGATAAATACTTTGTCCTGTTATACCCTGTCACAAATGCCGGGAGCCCGGCTGTTATTTTTGTATCCCATGGGGATAAGGAGCTCGCTTTAGTCCGTTTTATCAATCTCATATTAATAAGTATTATGCTGATCGGAGCCTTACTGGCTGTGTTGCTGGCTCATCGTTTGTCAAGCCGGATTACACGCCCCGTCGGCGAGCTGTGCAGACTGACCAGAGACATCGGCTCGGGGAACTTTTCCGCTCCGCTTCAGACCAGTAATCATGATATTCTTGAACTGCATATACTTAAACAAAGTATTGGGGAGATGTCCGCTCAGCTTGAAACCTATGATAAATCGCAAAAAGCATTCCTGCAGAATGCTTCTCATGAACTGAAAACTCCTCTTATGTCTATCCAGGGATATGCAGAAGGTATTATTAACGGGGTGCTTCCCGATGTAAAACACGCCTCTCAAATCATTCACAGCGAAAGCCAACGGCTGGGCAAATTAGTCGAAGAACTCCTGACACTTTCGCGGATTGAAAGCCAGACGTACAGCAAAGAACTCAGCCAAGTTAACTTGGGCAATATCCTCAAGGAATATGTCCAGCGTCTCGGCGGCCTTGCTGCAAAACATCAATGTGAACTGGCACTTGTCCTGCCGAATAAGCCTGTATATGTAGCGGCGGATGATACCCTTTTATCACAGGCAGTCATTAACATCGTATCGAATTGCCTGCGTTACGCCAAATCTACGGTGAGCATAACTTTACTGGAAGATGAAAATTCTGCAGTCATTCGATTAGCGGATGATGGTGACGGCATACCGGAAGCGGATTTGCCCCATATTTTCGAAAGGTTTTATAAGGGTAAAGGAGGAAATTTCGGTCTGGGGTTAGCCATTGCTAAATCTGCCGTAGAGTTTATGGGTGGAAGCATCCGGGCAGGTAACGGTCAAACAGGAGCCGTATTCGAAATAACATTAAGTAGCAGCCCCGGTTAA